A window of Candidatus Krumholzibacteriia bacterium genomic DNA:
GGGTTGCCGAAGTCGGCCAGGTAGAATTCGAGTTGGCTCTCGGGGGTGGCGTTGAACTCGAAGATCGCCGTTTCGCCGATGTCCTCGAGCTCGTTCCGTTCGAACCGCCGGCCGGAGACGTGGAGCAACCAGAAGTTGTCGTCGTCGGCGCTGACCTGCGACTCGATGTCGAAGGTCTGCTCGTCCTCACCGCCGTTGATGATCTCGATCCGATCGAGGCTCACGGTGAACCGCAGATCGTTGAAGCGCTCACAGGTCTCGATCGAGTACTTGGTCGCGTCCCCGATCACGGCGGGCCGACGGTTCTTCAGGTCGTTGATGCGGTAGCTCAACGGTACCGCGGTGGTGGAGGGCACCGGTCGCAGGAAGCCCGAATAGTCTCCGCTCTTGACGATGTCGCGTAGGGTGCTGGTGGCGTCCTCCTGGGTGCCGCCGAAGACCTGGACCTCGATCGTGGAGTTCGACACGAGCTGGCGCTGACGTTGGGTCAGGTCCGCACTGCCCGAGTAGGCACCGTAGGAGGCCTCGAGGGAGGCGCGCAGCTCGGTGGCGGTCTCCGCCTCGGTGCTGGTCGCCGTGTAGATCAACATGCGGCCGTAGGTGACCGACTGCACGTAGCAGGGCTGGTTCGACGGCCCCATGGTGCCCAGTCGTACCTGAACGTCGAAGTCGGCCTGCGTGACGCTTTCGTGGAAGAAGTCGGCGGGTTCGGCCAGGGCGTCGTCGGCGAACGAGATCGTGTACATGGGCTGGAAGAGCTTCACCACGACCGTCTTCGACTGGCTCTGGCTGCTCTGGCGGATCGAGGATCCGACCGATCCGCTGGCCAGCACACCGCTGTACTTCAAGCTGATCCCGGCATCGAGCATCGCCTGCTCGAAGGACCAGGCTTCGGTCGCCCGGAAGCTGATGTCGGCGGGGACCACGTCGAGCGCACCCAACCGTGTGTCGGCCTCGCGTTGGAGCGACGCGATCGCATCCTGGAGAGTGGAGCTGTTGGGAGCAGCAACGTCGCGTGAGGGGTCTTCGAGCGCCAGGTTGACCGAGATCGACACCGGCGAGCGTTGCAACCCGATCACCGACAGCGATCCGTCGCGCACACCCCGGCCCTGCACCAGCATGCCGGGTTTGAGGGCCGTGGCATTGGCGCCCACCGCGACCAGGTTGTCGAAGTTCTTCTTCCGGTCGTACTCGACCGTTTCGCAGCGGACGTAGGACTGACCGTCGAAGTCCTCTTCGGCGTCGAGGACCTGGGGTTCCCCTTCGACGGCGGGCGGTGCCTCCCAGTCGGGCAGCTCGTCGACGAAGCGGTTCACGGTTTCCGGCGCGACGGGCTGGTCCGAACCATCGGGGCCGGTCGGATTGCCGTCGTCGCCTCCGCAGGCGGTCAACAGCAGCGCGAGACCGGCCCAGAGGCCGAGCGCGCCGGGGAATCGGCGTTCCATGGTGATCCTCGTATGTGGGGGAGTTCGGGCCCTCGGGG
This region includes:
- a CDS encoding thiol-activated cytolysin family protein, yielding MERRFPGALGLWAGLALLLTACGGDDGNPTGPDGSDQPVAPETVNRFVDELPDWEAPPAVEGEPQVLDAEEDFDGQSYVRCETVEYDRKKNFDNLVAVGANATALKPGMLVQGRGVRDGSLSVIGLQRSPVSISVNLALEDPSRDVAAPNSSTLQDAIASLQREADTRLGALDVVPADISFRATEAWSFEQAMLDAGISLKYSGVLASGSVGSSIRQSSQSQSKTVVVKLFQPMYTISFADDALAEPADFFHESVTQADFDVQVRLGTMGPSNQPCYVQSVTYGRMLIYTATSTEAETATELRASLEASYGAYSGSADLTQRQRQLVSNSTIEVQVFGGTQEDATSTLRDIVKSGDYSGFLRPVPSTTAVPLSYRINDLKNRRPAVIGDATKYSIETCERFNDLRFTVSLDRIEIINGGEDEQTFDIESQVSADDDNFWLLHVSGRRFERNELEDIGETAIFEFNATPESQLEFYLADFGNPETGRGSWSGEKTFDFPFAFENNPHTFTMFYTTTDDQFRNTSIEVYFTVERQLINLP